From Corticium candelabrum chromosome 9, ooCorCand1.1, whole genome shotgun sequence:
ATACTGCAGATGGATACGAATTACAAGGGAAGACGATGACTATCCACCTTTCTGAGAGATCGGTTAGGAATGAGATTATCAGGTGAGACGTTAGTTTCTTTGCAGTCGGGTTCAGGGCAGACAAACTTGTTTTCCAACAGATGGTTTCTAATGCAATCATCACAGTAGCTTCGTCCACAGCAAGGTATCAGCACTGCATCTGTCATCAGCTTCCGACACAGAGGACAGATCATTTCTTCAGGAATATTACGTTGCACTCTTTGTACTACAGGAGCTGATGCAACTTTGGCGCCTACAGGAAAATCTCTATCCGTAGCTTTCTTGCCTTTACTATACGCCACACTGTCGATAACGGGTACAGCTAGCTTTCCGCCTGAAGTTATCATGGCACCAGGAACATCAGCATTTTCTGCTGCTTTCATGAATATCTGAGGTATACCAGTGGCTCGCTTGATCTATAATGCATGAAACCAAACCTACTAGTTAGAATGGGCACAATGGTATGGTAATATTACTCCATTCATGGGGCAGTTTCTAATGTGATGGCCGGGTTTGCTACATCGAAAGCAGacatatgatgatgatggagGACGATAACGTATCTTCTGGTATCTGTTCATGGATACTCGCTGGGACAAAGTTTATGGGATTAATGAACTAAGGTAAAACACCCACTTTGATGGATCATAGTCTTCTGTTGACTGAGCCATCATTGCTTTCATTTTCTCCTCTTCGGTCCCCATAGCTTTCGATAAGTCTGCAGTCTAATGCAAATTCATTTACAGCCTTTGTAGTCGTAACGTGTGCTTGCATCTGTAGatctgcatgcacacacacacacacacacacacacacacacacacacacacacacacacacacacacatccacaaattaatttatttaaaaattaattggCTGCCCAAATGCTTAGACAATgataaaaaattacaaattctGGTAGACATAACAGAACTCTCACACAAACAGCTCTAAAGTGAAACGAGTTCAAGAATGCCACAGATATTCTCTTTCCAgtacataaataaacaacaacaaagcacAGCAGTGAAACCACCCACAACAGAGAGTTCAATACCAATTAAAATCATCCCATACATGCTAACCatacaaatgctacaaatattAGCAAGACAAATCATTAAAGTTATGTACAATATTACACGTATCCACAAGCATGTATTGATTGATCTACCTTGCTCAAGTCTGTTGATTTTGCCTGGCTGTCTGCCTTCAAGGAGAAAAGACAACAATAATTCTACCGCACACAACATGAtccatgcacaaacacacaaactacacGATCccactacatacatacaacactataGAGTTCAACAAACACTCATAATATTCAGTTCATAAGTCCCATTCTTGTGGCTGCTGCCGCCACCGTAGTTGACTCCATGCCCGACCAGTCAGACGACAGTCAGAACAAGCAATGTCCAATCATTTTCAGCAATCTTTTCCTGCATCTCCAGCTGTCTTTCCATCACCAAGCATTCTTTGTCTTGAACTGCACCAGATGCTGCATAATTCAGTCTCAGCAGCTACAATAGTCTAATAGTCTCTCAACGTCTATGCTACACTGTCCAATTTCACTATACTCTGTACAACCAAGTACTCTACAGTTCACACTTTCAGTCTCTACATCTACTCAGTAGTTCGCACCGGCAGTGCAATACAGCAAAAGAAATAACCGCAAATATTCTGTAATTCTCGTTCTATTGTATGCTCTGGTGTCACATGGTATGACTCATTTCAATCAGAGGGCAAGTAGTCCAACAAGTGgtagcaaacaagcaaaccaaGAGGAATTGCTTAGAATCATCGCTACGAGAGCTATCTCCACGATGCACACAGTCGTAGTCCAAGAAGCGACAACCAGAAGAAAAGACGAAACGACGAAGAGTGCAGCCACAAGATTTCACCAACAATTGCTATGAGCATGCTCCTATGACTCACACCCAGTCCAATGCACCGAGTAGCAGTGCTGTTTTATTGAGCTATCCCACCCACACATAGCATGAAGCTATCAGTTCTCAAAGCCCTACCTACACCCTCCCATAATACTGTAAAAGCCAACTTCATGCAAGCAATAACCACATACTGCAAGACTTCCGCCGTCTTCGCTTCCTCTGATGACAAATAAAAGCAAAAGTAAACTTGACGAAATCATGCAAATGCCAAACAATGCACTGACCCTGCTCCCACTGGAACTCGTCGAACAATTACAGACGCATTCCTTGGAATTAAAGTGTTGTCACCTTTGTATTCTATGAGATAACAAACAAGTAGTTAGACAAGATGCTTGTGATTGATTTTTATGTATACACAGTCCGGCTTAGAATTGCAATCCTCTGGAATTGTTTACTTAGCTTGCAAAGGAAACGTTGTATAGAGTCAGCAGAAAGGGCGTTGTGAAGCTCTCTGTCTTCTGGTtatcacacacgcacgcaccaaATGTTTAGCAGGGGTTTCCCTATAGCGAGGCGCCGCACCATGGTGATGGCGCTATGGTGAtgactgtatctcaaatgatgtctTCCATATCCTACAGTGGCTTTAGGATTGATACTGTTAGCAAAGATCTGTACCCACCAGACGCTCCTAtgaatttgttgtgttgtgataaAAGACAGTAATGCATATCACCTTGACCTAGTGACTATCAATGTGGCATGTGTTTCTACCACGCTATCatgacatttatgtcagtGGGGACACCAATAAGTCtgacaatcattaattaattagttacttATTCTGTTTAAGATAAGATCTCGGtggctaattaatattaataaaatgccGCGCTGTTATTAACTCCTGGGGAAACCCGTTCAAAACTACAAAATTGTCAACATGTCTCCGCCTTAGGATCTGAACCAGGTGCAGTAACAAAAGCTGTTCAGGCTTTAACAAATGGAGCGTCTTTAATTAGTGCCCATCACGTGATCATGACGCTACCTACGTCACTGTGATGACACCACACGTCCCGCCACGTGGAATATTCACACAAACTACCGCTCACACACGCCGCTTTCCATCCCTCCACTACCATACAGTGTGCGCAAAAAACTCTAGCCTCACCTTCTTTCGTTTGTGCGTTGATAACTTGCAGAACGAAGTCGGTCGATTTGCCGAGCTTCTTTTGTTTCGCAATTGCTTTACGGAGATCGTCCAAAGATATGTGAAGACCATCGAACGTAATAGTGTCGTAGTCCAGACTGTTTCTGTACTTGTAGTGGACACAGGACATGACGAAAACGACAATAACTGGTTCTACTCACTAGACGAACACCAACGGCTGACGCGAGAGAAATCTACCACTCAGCAACAGCGCAGCGGCAAAAAGAAGACGAAATGGGACGTAAAcgagcacacagacagacacacagagaaagaAAAGACCGCGCCACAGCAACCGAGTACGTAGTACGTCCTATGACGCAATAATTAGCGCACGTTAGTTGCTACGTTTTATAAAGACACCCGTATACTTTAAAGCCcgagttagttaattaatttaaaaaaataaaaattgcaCAACGATAATTCTTTCTACATATAAATGGTTGGCTTCCTTACTTAAATTATAAATCATAGAACTCAATAGCCACgcagtgttgattgcagtcccggatgctaATAGAATgcgcatccgggactgcaatcacGACTGCGAGGCTACGGATTTAAATTCAATATAcgtgtttaattaaactacagCTCTCACCAGAATTTCAAAATTACACAACTCAACTTTCAATTTTACGTAAAAACAGTTTCTATATATAACAGGCCAGTTTAGACTAAACTTATCATCTCTACACTGAACTCTCTAATTTGgattgtttctgtttgcttgtcgttTAGACTTCTTCACTCTCTTTGCTGGTGGTTCCAAATCAACACCAATCTTGATGTTGAAATCTCTAGATTCCGCTGTACAGTAATTGTAAGCACCATTGAACTATATGAAACATTGCATGCTAAGTAACATGCTCACTCTTCATTACTGCTTTATGCTTTTCGCATGCTTTCCTTCTTATTTCCTTAATTGCCATGTCGTCGTCTTGCTGCTGGTTGGTCCACAGAGAGCACTTTGTACATTTTGTGCCTTCAAACACATTACATATTTACAAGCCTCCTCCTGGCACATTTCAGTGTCATTGTCTATATCTATCAATCTGTCTCAGTCTGCATACTTGTTTTGTACAGTCCAATATGCAATGTGGCTTGTTGCTATCATACCACACAGGAGATATGCTGTCAAGAATAAGAATGAGCAACATGGTGTCTTCTGTGTTTAATGGTGAGTCAAGCAGCTACTAAAGTTATGTTCAGCAGGAATTATGAATCTGATTCATCTTGCAAACATGATTTGCATACGGTCAGTCAGAGCGAATGTCTGGTACAATAAACTTCACGTAAGGTTCACACAATTCCATGCATTTGTACGTAACAGGAATCTCACAAACCAGTAAATGTTAGTGATTTCATTTCCAACAGCTTCACATATCCACTTCATGCAGTGCATCTgttgcgtctgtctgtctgtctatccagtTATCTGTACAACCAATTGTCAGACTGCCTGCCCACTAGCAATTTCCAGCATATATCTAGACACTCAATTGCATATTGCCTGATCTAAAATTAGAGAAATTTTAGTTTACTTACATCCTTTTCCTGGATCACGAACGTGTTGACAAAAGTGATTATAGTCTATTTTAAATTGCCTACAAATGTAGCACATAGTGCATTGACAACGACACGTCATCTTATTGCAGCCCTCTTCCTTGAAGAACTGTGTATTACATTTCGGACAACGTCTGATCTTTGCTTCAGTCATTTGCTCTTCACTAAATACCAACATAGCATTGCCATACCACAATACTCTGTACATAAATCAGTTTCATGTACATGCAAACAGTCAGCAGACAAACGACAAaccaatgtgtctgtctgtaattaATGATGCAGCGGTAGCTGTGTGGTGGCCATTCTTACATTGTTAGTCTGAATTTCAGATCACTCTGCTTCTCTACTTCATTACACGGTTTACCAAAATGTTCTGACCATTCCTCTTTACAGTATCTACAAGTTTTCTGTAATACGAGCAACAACAATCCATCACGTCATAACAGAAGTACGCCACAACTGATGGAGAGAATTACCATTAAACACTCTGAATTCTGACATCTAAACACTTTATCATCTGGAGACATCACTGCCGCATAATTACAGTTCGGACATCTAAATGTAAGTGCAAATGGACATCAGATTGAAGACGATTTAATGCGGCTgtccaaacaaacagatacctAACAAGTCCTGGCATTTCTGCTAGAGATAGATTTTCTTCAGTCACTCTCTCCTCGTACTTCTCAAGAACATCACTGGGTAAAGCCTTCCTTAACTGATCTAAAACGTTGACAGCCAACCATGTTGCAAACGTTTTGATCAATGtactcaacacacacacacacacacacacacacacacacacacacacacacacacacacacacacacacacacacacacacacacacacacacttaccatACAAGAAATTCTTCTCACACCCTTCACTCATACAAGCGAGGGATGCCTGACAGAACGACCATCTGTTATTGTCCAAAGTTGTGTGATATTACATGTAACACTCGCTACCTTCCCCTGTCCAAAAGCAGCTTCCTTTGCATATAATCTCATACattcacaacaaaacaagTGACCCTAACGAAACATTGAAATAACAAGTTTAATCCATCACAACAGTTTAGTATAGAACGATCAAAATGTCAATGTAAGAAGACGGCTTAGCATTAAGTGGGAATGCCATTAGCAGACAATGCCATTTTACAAGAAATTCTGTTACACTGTGAGTACTGCAATACACTTAGTTACTGAGCATGAATAAAGTCTTAAGCCATTCAAATGTCTTGTTCAAATGTTTGGATTACAAACTTTCAACATTGTGAGAAAAGCCCTCAAgcaataaaatgtaaattgCCTCGTCCATGACTGCTGGGTTGCACAGTGTGTTTTGTTAAGCTACTTGCTTACCTCAGCACACTGAACTAGATCTTCAAAAATCACTTCACCGAAGCAGCAGCCACACTCAAACATCTGGCCTAACTGCATAGAaacaaatatgtatatatagtacacacacacacacacacacacacacacacacacacacacacacacacacacattgctaaAAGACAGACATCCAAATTttcaaacataacaaatacaacaatatagTAAAATCTAGTGGCAAATCACCATCTgtagaacaacaaacagacatctCTACCTCTCTAGACTCTTTCTCTGCTTTTTCCCTTGCCATCTGAGTGTCCCTTTCCTGTAACAACTGCTATCACTCTATTACTCATTTATTAACCAACTATCACTCGTACCTCCCTTTTCTTTCTTTTAAAGTCCTCATAAAACTTGACCTCTTTCTCCAAATCTGGATGAAGTGTTGTTGCAGAGAGTTGGATTTCTTTCCTCGGTCGCCCAAGCTTTCTTAGTTGAATCTGTAGTTTTGCTGGTAATGTGTTGGAAGTGGGCACTGGAGAAATCGAACTAGACTGGGAAGATGGAGATGATACACGTACAAATAAAGCCGGAGCTGACAAAATATCTGAAACTAAACAAAGCATCCATTATTAAtgtaatttgtgtgtgtgtgtcgtgtgtcgtgtgtgtgtgtgtgtgtgtgtgtgtgtgtgtgtgtgtggtactgtggctcaattggttagagaatgCGTTtagagaatggaaacatccgggaccttgcagggttgcaagttcaagtcacagtgatggtgagctatggcataatacTCACACGCAATTGTCTCTCtagactcaggagtataaatgagtacctggtcattgactggggtggcaaaagccccgactgcgacaaagtccatccgtcactggggtccaggtgagACTTCTGGTGCCCACACCatagttggcgtcgcagtcggtgctcctgcgagtacctcgccaggctccaggagattgcttagcacggcccatagctcctgcatagtgcacaggaacccagccaactGGTTGGGGGCATAACCGTAACGAACgacagctccttatccatcttttgccatttgtgtgtgtgtgtgtgtgtgtgtgtgtgtgtgtgtgtgtgtgtgtgtgtgtgtgtgtgtgtgtgtgtgtgtgtttttccACTGCATGAACATCACCTCACCTTTGACCGGCGGACTATTCAGCACAGAATCTGCCGTATACGCAACCGCTCCTCCTGCTAATAAAACCTCACTCAGATACTTCCGCGTTGGAGCATAATGAAAATTATAAAACGCAGCCACTTGTAAAATATCCGTCTTTGAAATCTAACAAATACCAACATATCAACACCACAACGCCAGACAATAATGCATGTACACAACTAACATTTCTAAACTTGTTATAGAGCAATTGCAGAGCTTGTTCACGTGCCGGTGCTGCCATTGGTGCCGAAAAATTTTCAAAGTAATTGACAGCATTGCCCTGACATGTACAAGACACAGGCAGTAGATGTTTAACAGTATAatacatttttaattaattaacaatcaattTTTCTACCAATtaatttattcaattaatataataataataattaagctacgagcgtaaaagaaggacactacaataagtggtggactgcttcgcaagaagctcactctaaacgagttgaattgacttccggtctgtctgtcggtatgtcgctatgtttgtatgtttgtttgtaagcatgtgtcacgctcgggaagtttgtcgagccaatcagcaatcgttttgggatgcaaaacgtaggtgacgtaacaatagcatatcggcgtgaatcactcaggaatttgttgagccaatcagcataCTTtgagacaccaacaatgggtgatgTAACAATCCCgagcattatgacagaaaagccgagatgtcatatccatagtaAAAACGGTAAaccgtcaaactgagaagcgcagagtaaagttcagacTAGAGTTGTACACGTCTATTActtttttacagaagaatcgcaaacaaacaaattcatcgttcttcaagaagccaagcaaaggtcccatgggaccatgcatgtgtaccgtTGTGCAcaaccaacatgtcatccgcaatcttcaagagagcaaaatgtttagctgtaagtaggactgatgatgaatgatCGGCGGCGTCTTGCAAgtaagattcgtaggaaacgctaacgctgctttcttctggatccggtcactagatgtcgcttcacagtatttctaggagacgcacaagatcaatctttatctatctAGCTACGACAAATTATCATCGGAAggaaagatgctagcaacgtacagctcaacgaaagcatgatactCTCGTCCACCTCAGCAGTtaactgcaagtgatgcaagatcaaGAGCTACAGAaaagaaataacgtggataacaagcccgctctgttcaagaatatatttacaggtgtgAGTagaactgatgatgaacgatggacatcgtcttgcaagaaagactcgtaggaaacgttgcgctgcatgctttcttctggatccggtcgctacacatacatgtcgcttcacagtatttcccgtgcACGTGcatcgatctctatctacgAAGAATCAATTTtggcggaacgaaagatgatagcaatggCTCAACgaagcat
This genomic window contains:
- the LOC134184867 gene encoding E3 ubiquitin-protein ligase RNF216-like, encoding MDVDLLVQQLGLVFPQHEQQTLRNCVHERLLLMPDELDAAVVLDACINWMLDHPEGREDDVMEENQVDVQVIDARASSQLTAEVEGAKVVAAAESHPVVDTPAPQLTTNEIIDDVLSLFPDAQPEFVRQLVMTQTSDCANSVCNYLLEHRDYPKVETSVKKAQPVSKGNAVNYFENFSAPMAAPAREQALQLLYNKFRNISKTDILQVAAFYNFHYAPTRKYLSEVLLAGGAVAYTADSVLNSPPVKVSDILSAPALFVRVSSPSSQSSSISPVPTSNTLPAKLQIQLRKLGRPRKEIQLSATTLHPDLEKEVKFYEDFKRKKREERDTQMAREKAEKESRELGQMFECGCCFGEVIFEDLVQCAEGHLFCCECMRLYAKEAAFGQGKASLACMSEGCEKNFLYDQLRKALPSDVLEKYEERVTEENLSLAEMPGLVRCPNCNYAAVMSPDDKVFRCQNSECLMKTCRYCKEEWSEHFGKPCNEVEKQSDLKFRLTIEEQMTEAKIRRCPKCNTQFFKEEGCNKMTCRCQCTMCYICRQFKIDYNHFCQHVRDPGKGCTKCTKCSLWTNQQQDDDMAIKEIRRKACEKHKAVMKTESRDFNIKIGVDLEPPAKRVKKSKRQANRNNPN